A single genomic interval of Anopheles marshallii chromosome 2, idAnoMarsDA_429_01, whole genome shotgun sequence harbors:
- the LOC128709594 gene encoding eukaryotic translation initiation factor 3 subunit M, translating to MQGPAVFIDADFDDQAQELRQFLKQLGAEISEEKSTKGIEDDLHKIIGVCDVCFKDNTHSPEEIDAVLNSIVSIIVSIPLERGENLILSFCDKMTKAKEPNLARVCLQSLWRLFTNLEVTSPLRYHVYYHLVQVAKQVNQVKEVFTGVEQLKAQFAQCPPSNEQMQKLYRLLHDVLKDTNSELASKVMIELLGTYTAENASYAREDAMKCIVTALADPNTFLLDPLLSLKPVRFLEGELIHDLLSVFVSEKLPSYLEFYKHHKEFVNSQGLNHEQNIKKMRLLSFMQLAESNSEMSFQQLQDELQIKEEEVEPFIIEVLKTKLVRARMDQRARKVHISSTMHRTFGRPQWQQLHDLLLSWKTNLTLVQENINNVAAAQVELAQRQ from the exons ATGCAAGGACCAGCTGTATTTATTGATGCTGATTTCGACGATCAG GCACAGGAGCTGCGGCAGTTTTTGAAGCAGCTGGGTGCGGAAATTAGCGAAGAAAAGTCCACCAAGGGTATCGAGGATGATCTGCACAAGATTATCGGTGTGTGCGATGTGTGCTTCAAGGATAACACTCACTCGCCGGAAGAAATCGATGCCGTGCTCAACAGCATCGTTTCCATCATCGTGTCCATTCCGTTGGAGCGGGGTGAAAACCTGATTCTGTCGTTCTGCGACAAAATGACGAAGGCGAAGGAACCCAACCTTGCTCGGGTTTGCCTGCAGTC CTTGTGGCGGTTGTTCACCAACCTGGAGGTGACTTCTCCGCTTCGGTACCACGTCTACTACCATCTGGTTCAGGTCGCGAAGCAAGTGAACCAAGTGAAGGAAGTGTTCACTGGAGTGGAGCAGCTGAAAGCGCAATTCGCTCAGTGTCCACCCTCAAACGAGCAAATGCAAAAGCTATACCGCCTGCTCCACGATGTGCTGAAGGACACAAACAGCGAACTGGCATCGAAAGTAATGATCGAGCTGCTTGGAACGTACACTGCCGAGAATGCGTCGTACGCTCGTGAAGATGCAATGAAATGCATCGTAACGGCTCTGGCCGACCCAAATACCTTCCTGCTCGACCCATTGCTCTCGCTGAAGCCGGTTCGGTTTCTTGAAGGAGAACTCATCCACGATCTGCTTTCGGTGTTTGTTTCTGAAAAACTCCCAAGCTACTTGGAGTTCTACAAGCACCACAAGGAGTTCGTCAATTCGCAAG GTCTGAATCACGAACAGAACATCAAGAAAATGCGTCTACTGTCATTCATGCAGCTTGCCGAGAGCAATTCGGAAATGTCCTTCCAACAGTTGCAGGACGAGCTGCAGATTAAGGAGGAGGAAGTGGAACCGTTCATCATCGAAGTCCTGAAGACGAAGCTTGTCCGTGCGCGGATGGATCAGCGGGCCCGCAAGGTTCACATTTCGAGCACAATGCACAGGACGTTCGGTCGTCCCCAATGGCAACAACTTCACGATTTGTTGCTTTCGTGGAAAACCAATCTTACACTCGTACAGGAAAATATCAATAATGTAGCGGCTGCCCAAGTGGAATTGGCCCAGCGTCAGTGa
- the LOC128708400 gene encoding uncharacterized protein LOC128708400 yields MFACPCLNVSIAVNDESTIPSSTTTTDPGRVTLKNGIISVRPPAAVIAGLAEGKSRELASFFQESIGPLQEANVTIQLAMMLKTIPCDGWNVCKCQNCGAVAFARDSSNSATILINGTLAITTDEVNRRKGQENYSPAFRIVLDGRAADFRGFYRKDQYRNLFTAAANTLDSTNDRNELLVSLRAFMLAETQSANERIARVTQEQNEQLSHVRDRAEQDYLFLAQTFVPELLASKSGEQQGAGTATSPSTEKALQPLLTNLGTPGPAADVADSHLETPPATPECMPMSTGNSPPSIVNGNGASVSPDQNAGTVPTDADTDGFKPAAGNQRPPIQLSNSAANTINNNTTNSNQGAISKPPTQQQQQHSMSTNLFANHGSTLGAATTVPGLAGSVGNLTGATHRFSSNVHQRPQQQQTMFDSDCMFDIDGMENDKTPPPDDISDEEHSDYDDIPDNNNRADGGIFIPRHQYGRQTSSIAKSLPISMPKKMAPFRANEDDLDEMVEDTVDIAASIKALAKSVHGEAVFGDLPRRQIQKFTSHI; encoded by the exons ATGTTTGCCTGCCCGTGCCTGAACGTGTCGATAGCCGTAAACGATGAGAGCACCATCCCCAGCAGTACAACCACCACCGATCCCGGACGAGTGACGCTGAAGAACGGAATTATCTCGGTGCGGCCACCAGCGGCCGTAATTGCCGGGCTTGCGGAAGGAAAATCCCGCGAGCTGGCCAGCTTCTTCCAGGAG TCGATTGGACCCCTGCAAGAGGCCAACGTGACCATACAGCTGGCAATGATGCTAAAGACAATCCCGTGCGATGGCTGGAACGTGTGCAAATGTCAGAACTGTGGTGCCGTCGCCTTTGCCCGTGATTCTTCCAACTCGGCAACCATCCTGATCAATGGGACACTAGCG ATCACTACCGACGAAGTGAACCGACGCAAAGGGCAGGAAAACTATTCACCCGCGTTCAGGATCGTGCTCGATGGTCGGGCGGCCGATTTTCGCGGTTTTTACCGCAAGGACCAGTACCGCAACCTGTTTACGGCGGCGGCCAACACGCTCGACAGTACGAACGATCGGAACGAGCTGCTCGTATCGTTGCGCGCGTTTATGCTTGCCGAAACGCAGTCGGCTAACGAACGGATTGCCCGCGTCACACAGGAGCAGAACGAGCAGCTGAGCCATGTGCGCGATCGGGCGGAGCAGGACTATCTGTTCCTGGCGCAAACATTCGTACCTGAACTACTGGCTAGTAAAAGCGGCGAACAGCAGGGCGCCGGGACCGCCACTAGCCCCTCGACGGAAAAAGCGTTGCAGCCGCTGCTGACGAACCTCGGTACACCGGGTCCGGCAGCGGATGTAGCGGACAGTCACTTGGAAACGCCACCCGCAACACCGGAGTGTATGCCGATGTCGACCGGTAACAGTCCACCGTCGATCGTAAACGGTAACGGGGCATCGGTCAGTCCGGACCAAAATGCCGGTACCGTGCCCACCGATGCGGATACGGACGGTTTCAAGCCGGCTGCCGGCAATCAGCGGCCCCCGATTCAGCTGAGCAACAGTGCCGCCAATACGATCAACAATAATACTACGAACAGCAACCAAGGTGCCATTAGCAAACCACCaactcagcagcagcagcaacattccATGAGTACAAATCTCTTTGCCAATCACGGCAGTACCCTGGGGGCGGCCACAACGGTACCAGGGCTCGCCGGCAGTGTTGGCAACCTAACGGGAGCTACACATAGATTTAGCAGCAATGTCCATCAAcggccacagcagcaacagaccATGTTCGACTCGGACTGTATGTTCGACATCGATGGTATGGAAAATGACAAAACGCCACCACCGGACGATATTTCTGACGAGGAGCATTCAGATTATGATG ATATACCCGATAACAATAATCGAGCGGACGGTGGCATATTCATCCCACGCCATCAGTACGGACGCCAGACCAGCTCGATCGCGAAAAGTCTTCCGATTTCAATGCCGAAAAAGATGGCCCCGTTCCGGGCGAACGAAGATGATCTCGATGAG ATGGTGGAAGATACGGTCGATATTGCGGCCAGTATCAAGGCGCTTGCCAAAAGTGTACACGGCGAAGCGGTGTTTGGCGATCTTCCACGTCGGCAAATTCAAAAGTTCACCTCACACATATGA